One Stratiformator vulcanicus genomic window, GAGGCCGACCTGCCCTTGGGCGGCATCGGAGAGCTCCGGGACCTGCTTCTTGGAATAAACATCGATCCGGCTGATAAAGATGCTGTAAACGCTCTTGAACCCGTCAAGCGAGGCCCGGCGTTGAGCACCACGCCACACGGCATCGCGGGCGGCTTCGTACTGCCGGTCGGAGAACAGCAACGTGACGTTCAGCGTGACGCCGGCGGCTGTCAGGTCTTCGAGAGCGGCGATGCCGCCCGGCGTGGCGGGGACCTTGATCATCCGGTTCTTGTGCCCGGCGGCCCACTGCCTGCCGAGTTCGACGTATTTGGCCGCCTTTTCTTCGACCGACATCGTGTTCTCGGTATCTTCGAGCAGCGGATCGAGTTCGAAGCTGACCCAGCCGGTGTCGCCGTTCGACTTCTCCCAGTCCTCCAGAAACACGTCCTGCGCGCTCTGAACCAGTTTGTCGGTGACCTTCCACGCGACGACTTCGTCACTGTCGCCCGCTTCCATAAACTTGGCGATGTCGTCATCAAACCGGCCCGTCTTGATCAGTCCGGAGATGATAATCGGGTTCGACGTCGCACCGGTCGCTCCGAACGACTTGTTTTCAATCACAAGGTCCGGGTCGACACTGTCGAGCCAGAGTTTCGTCCCGGTAGCAACAAGGGATTCGAGAGGGGTCATGGCTATTCTCTTCCTGTCTCTTTGAGGCGGCCTAGTGACTCGTTTATCAGTCGCGGATCGAATTCGTAACGCTCCGGCTCGGCAATCGAGACGACATCGTCAAACTTCGGATGAAGAGGGTTGAGCAGGATGTTCCTGTCCAGTGAACGCGACGCTGTCGATGTTAAAACCGCCGAAGGAACCGTCAGCGCGACGGTCGAATTACTCTTCAGCCAACGCTCGCCAGCCTGAACGCATTCTGAATACTTTTCCGTGAGATGCCAGCCTGAACTGAGCGAGCGGTCATCGAATATTCCCACTTCCCTATCAGGCAGCGAGGCACTCATGCAGACCCAATCGGTTCTCGGAAGCTGTTGCAAACGGAAATGGACGAGTACTTCCAAGGTCGCCAGACTGAGGCTATTGGAAGCATACACCATCGGACTTCCGATGCCGTTCCAACGTCCACCGTGGATTGCTGCCCCACGCCCAGAGAAGGCTGTGTTCGCACGACGAGCTGCGCAAATGCGGAAAAGCTTCATGAGCGCTTAGCTGTACACGCTGTGTTCGATTCGGCCGAGAATTGTGCTTAACCACTCTCGATCCTGATCGGTTCCCGTCAGCAATGCGAGGGGGGAGCGGCCTCCGAAGACATGTCGCGATTCGAGCAGCCAGTCGGCCAACCGTCCTCGATCTTCGAATGTCTCGACGGCCTGCAGCAGGATTTCCGGCACCGTGCTTTTGATTGACTCTGTCGGATGATTTGGCACCTCTACGCGACCCAATGCGTCCTCCAAAACGACGCGCGCCGCGTCCCGCTCGACCTTCCCCTGTTGCCAATTCTCCGCGAGCGCTGTCAGCGTCGCGATGGCGGGAACGTCCGGCTCCGCTTCCGACAACGGGACAGAACCAGTTTGTTGAAAACGCGACGAAATGACGGCGATTTCTTTGTCGATTTCGGCAAGTTCCGCAGCAATCCGCTGGCGACGAGCGAGGGATGACCTCAGTGCTTCGACCGCTTCCCGCGTTGTTTCGGCGGAGTCGGTGATACCGGCGCTCATTGGGTTACTCGCGAATTGAATACGTGTGACACTTTCAAATGATACCTTCGGATGTCAGAACTGTAAAAGACCGTCCGTCGCCTGAAACCATGACTTCGAACTCCTGACACCTCCCGCCGATGTCCCACGACCGCTACGAAAATCCCCTCCTGACCCGCTACGCCACCGACGAGATGGCCGGCATCTGGTCCTCCCAGACGAAGCACTCGCTGTGGCGCAAGCTGTGGCTCGCTCTAGCCGAGAGCGAGCAAGAGCTCGGCCTCGACATCTCTGATGCCCAACTCGACGAGATGCGGGCCCATTTGGATGACATCGATTTCGAATCAGCCGCCAGCTACGAGAAGAGGCTCCGCCACGACGTGATGGCCCACGTCCACGCCTGGGGCGATCAGGTGCCGCAGGCTCGGGCGATCATCCACCTCGGCGCGACCAGTTGCTTTGTCACCGACAACAGCGAACTGCTGCAGATCAAGTCGTCGCTCGAACTCGTCCGTGATCGGCTCGTCACGGTGATCGACCGCCTCGCGACGTTTGCCGACGAGTGGAAGGACCTCCCCTGCCTCGGCTTCACGCACCTGCAGCCGGCGCAGCCGACGACCGTGGGTAAACGGGCGACGCTCTGGTGCTACGACCTGATCCTCGATCTCGAAGAAGTCGAGCACCGCCTTGAGAAACTGCGTTTCCGCGGCGTCAAAGGCACAACGGGAACGCAGGCGACCTTCCTGCAGCTCTTCGACGGCGACCACGACAAAGTCGATCAACTCGACCGGCTCGTCACCGAGAAGATGGGTTTCACGCAGCGATACGCCGTTACCGGGCAGACCTATTCGCGAAAGGTGGACGCGCACGTCCTCGCGACCCTCTCGGGAATCGGGCAGTCGTGCCACAAGGCGGGAAGCGATTTGAGAATTCTGCAGCACCGCAAGGAGATCGACGAGCCGTTCGAAACCAATCAGATCGGCTCCTCGGCGATGGCCTATAAGCGGAACCCGATGCGGGCCGAGCGGATGTGCGGCCTCGCCCGCTTCGCGATGAGCCTCGCCGCCAACGGTGACGACACCGCCGCCACCCAATGGCTCGAACGCACCCTCGACGACAGCTCCAACCGCCGGCTCTCGCTGCCGCAGTCATTTCTCGCCGTCGATGCCTGCCTTAACATCTACGCGAATGTGGCTGGCGGATTGAACGTCTACCCCAAGGTGATCGCGTCGAACCTGAATGCCGAGCTTCCCTTCATGGCGACGGAAGAAATCCTAATGGCCGGCGTCCGAGCCGGCGGCGACCGCCAGGACCTTCACGAACGTATCCGCACCCACAGCGTCGCCGCGGCCCGCATGGTGAAGGAGGAAGGCCAACCGAACGACTTAATCGAACGCCTCAGTCAGGACGACGCGTTTAAAGATGTCGATCTGCAATCGACGTTGGATGCGAAGCGGTATGTGGGAAGGGCGCCGGAGCAGGTAACCTCGTTCCTGGATGAGGTCATTGCAGACGTGAAAGCAAAATACGGCGGCACTGATGCGGCCATGAATGAACTCAAAGTATGAGGCTCGACTGACCCAAAGGCGTCGACCACTCATTCCGGTGATGCCTCGTTATCGCTAACTTGGTAATGAACTCGTTTCTCCGAAATCGAGATTTGTTCCGCTGCAATGAAATAAGGGTGGCTGAATAATTCGGGTGAGCTCACGATGCGGAAAAGCGTTTCCTCTTGGAGGTCAAGTTGAGCGTGTTGCTCTTGCTCCAATTTGGTGGCGATAGAGAAGATTGGCGAGTCGATGCCATACACGGGGAGATTGATATACGTGACTTTGTGAAAACGAACTTCTAAATCATGGTAGTAAGCAAGGTTGAAACTTCCAATGAGCAGCAATGAGTCATTCTGAAACGAACAGATTTGGAAGTCGGTTACTTCCTTCGCTTGGATAGCCTCATTGATTCGTTCAATTAAGCGCTGAACGGGTCCATCAACGTGATCGCTCATGGACGCAATCCTGAGGCATTTATATTAAGTGTGGCGAACCCAACGGCATTTCCAAGTTACGCGCTGATATCCCCTGCGTCCCGTCTAATAATTGGGCGCGTACGGAATCGAACCGCTTAGCACGAGACACCGGGGTTACAGCCCGGGAGAATTCCGACATTCAAGCGCTCCCGTAATCAGATATGGCGACACGCTGAAAGGTCTTGAGGTTCGCCCGCCGGGTGGTTGGGGACAGGCGCTTTCGCCTGCCCCCAGTCGATTAGTCTGGCGGTGGAGCGCTGCACATCTCGCGATCCAACGCAGCCGCGACTGGTAAGGAGCGGATCACGTCGCCGATCGGCATGACGTGAGGCCGTGTCCACCCCGGTCCGCTTACTGCCGTGCGCGGCTGAAATGGGGGGCGACTTTTATCAAGTGGCAATTCCCAGCTGAGCGATCGGAACGACTCAGAACTTTTTGCTTTACTTGAGAAAAGTGCGGCCGGCGGCGGGGTTCATCCCCTGCTGGGGAAACACGCCACTCCGGTCGGCAGGGGGGCCGACTTCCAGTTGCGTATATCCCCAGGACCACCAGAACCAGCGGTCGGGGCGGCGTTCGAACGAGGCGACTTTGGCCTCCCAACCGAGGAGGTGTTTGGGGCGATAATTCTTTACGGACAGGGTAAACGTCCTCGATTCACCGCGACCGAGATCCTCGAAACTCACGGCTCGCCTCAAGGGGAAATCGAAGCCGGGATGCGGGTAACGCGACCCGAAACCGCTTTGCACTCGCGGGGCTGGGAAAGGCTTGATCTCGAACGCCAGCTTCAGTTTTACCAGTGGTTCGTAAGGATCGTTTCGGATCCTGTACTTTACGATTGAGCCCGCATCGTCCGGCTCGATCCCCAGAAACTGAAGACGAACGTCACTATGATTGCGGCCGTAAAGCGCCTGCTTGAGCGTCACCTGATCGGTGATGACGCCCGTCGCCAAATAGGCGATCGCGGCCACCAGAATTCCGATACCGATCCACGATCTGACGTTCATTTCGACTGGTCCAGACAGATACGATAAGGGCGATCCTAAATGATCGGGACCTGCAATCAACCGGCCATGGCGGAACTTCACTCGAAGTTCACCATCCGACCCATCACCTCTTACTGGCCGCTAATGCAGCCGCGACTGGCAAGGAGCGGATCACGTCGCCGGGTGGAATGGCGGGAGGCGGGGAACGATCAACGCGCGGGGCGTCCTCCGTGATCCGCTTACTGCAGTGCGCGGCTTTATTGGCGTGCTCGATCCGCGGTTCTCAGGAACTTCGGCTTGTTGCTGTGACGTTTCCCAACTTGACTCACCTGACGGATCGATTACGCCGGGTGGCTGGGGACAGGCGCTTTCGCCTGCCCCCAGTCGATCAAGTCTGGCGGCGAAATGCCTCGCAGCGCATCACACCCGCACGATCGCCGGCTCGACTTCTAAGGTTCCGGGTGTAAATTAGTGGTAGACGAGTTTTGCATCACAGATGCCAAAATTCTTAGCCAGCCTCTCTGTCGCCGAGTTCGGAAGGAACTTACTGCCTAATGCGTGGTTTTCTCTGGCTACTTCGAGCATTTAATTCTTATTACCGCTAAGAATCATGATTAGGCGAAAGCCAGCTTCCAATCGCCAGAAATTCGTCGCTAGGTCCGCGCTCGCATTCTTATTAATCGCTATTTGGGAATTCGTGTCGACTCCGCTCGTCAGTACGAGCGACGGCAAACAGGGGATGTTCATCTCGCTTCTTGCGATTTGCTTTGCGGCGACATGCCTTTATCGAGTTGCTCCGAGACTCAGTTGGATGTTCATCTTTGGAACAGCGTGCTCAGTGCTGTTTGTCTTCCGCTTCGTGAACATGCCCAAATTTTCATTATGGATGCGTTACCAAGCCCCCGACACGACGACCATTCTTGTTTCGTGGATTGCCTTCGCCGTTGGCTTGGGCGCCGTTTGTGCCTTGTTAGGCTATTGGGGCAACTTGGCGGACGAAAACCGCGACCATCGCTGGAACAAACAGAGTTCGGAAGATTCAAACAATCAACCCGATTTGATGGAGTAAGACCGATCGCCGGGTGGCCGGGAACAAGCGGCGAAGCCCTACACCGCGCTCACAATTACAGCCGCGACTGGTAAGGAGCGGTTCACGTCGCCGGCTGGATTGATGGTAGCGGGCGTTGATTGGCGGGTGGGCTTTTCCCGCGATCCGCTTACTACCGTGCGCGGCTTTGATGGCGTGCTCGATCCGTGCTTCTCAGGAACCTCGGCTTGTGCACACTCATCCCGGCGATCAATCTGGAAATTACCTTTCGCGCACGCTACAAGGCGGTCGCCTTGCGACACGATCTCCCTAACGACACCGCCCGATGACCGAACCCGCCGCAGCGAAACGCCCGCCCGTTCTCAAGGTCGGCGTTGCCCAAGTCGAATCGATCCCGTTTGAGATCGAGCACAACGTCGACACACACTTCCGCATGATCGAGGAAGCCAAGTCGCAGGGGGTCGACTTGCTCGTGTTTCCCGAACTGTCGATCACCGGCTACCACGTTGGCTTCCGCGCACCGGAAGTCTCGATGCGTCGCGATGACCCGCTGCTGATCGGCATGGCCGAGGAAGCGGGCGACATGGCCGTGGTCGTCGGGTTCGTCGAAGAAGGCTTCGCCGCGCAGATCCATAATTCCGCCGCAGTGCTGAATGACGGCAAGGTGCAGTTCGTGCATCGGAAATTAAACCTCGCCAGTTACGGCAATCTCGACGAACGCCGCTTCTATGCCGGTGGCCGCTACTTCGACGTCTTTAATCATCACGCCCCGTGGATGGGGGCGGTCTTGATATGTGCCGACATGTGGAACCCCGGGCTGGTCCATCTGGCCGCTCTTTACGGGACCACGATTTTAATCTCGCCGATTGCTTCGTCTGAGCGAGCCCTCGGCGGCGGATTCTCGAACCCCAAGGGCTGGGAAAACGTCACGCAGTTTTACGCCATGATCTACGGCATTCCGATCGTGATGGCGAACCTCAGCGGTGATGCCGTGAATGACGACCATTTCTGGGGCGGCAGCCGGATCGTCGACCCTTATGGCAACGTCCTCGTCCGCGCCGAAGGGGGCGAGCAACTCTTAATCGCCGACCTCGATTACCAAGCCGTCCGCGATGCCCGCTTCCGGTTGCCCACGGTACGTGACTCGAATCTTGATTTGATCACCCGAGAAATTAATCGCCTCAACAGCCGCATCGGCGTCCCCGGCGGCATGCGTTCGAAATAATTAAATTCCGATGACAAGCCGCGCACGAAGTAAGCGGATTTACAGGGCGGCCCCATCCATACAAGCCCGCAGCGCCAGCAAGGGACGGGATCACTGAGTCGCCTCTCGCCGACCGCCCACCGACGAACAGGCGGAACCGTACCGGGCTGGTCGGGCCGTCAGGCGGCCGGATCGTGGAGCGACAGGTTGCCGTTCAAAAAAATTCGCCTCAGAGTTGTACCTGAATCGAGGCTCGCGACTTTCTAGAACAGCATTTTGTGACTGTCGGCATATTGTTAGAATCGGCCGGGCCACTCGCGTCTCGCTATTTTCTATCAACACGGTCGGTGCGTGCACTTTTTAAAGAGGTGAAACAATGCAGGCCGATGCCGCGAACATTTGGCGGATTCCTGTCTATTTGCCGTATCTACAGCCCACCTTGACGGACAAAACCGTTGCTGACGCCGAGGCGGAGTTGGGCGTACAGCTTCCGAAGGAATATTTAGAGCTGCTTCGAGCGCAAAATGGCGGGTATATATGCTTCGAATTGCCGGATATGGCCCATACCGTTATCGCGGGAATAGGTGAGTATTTCCCGTCAATCCTCCATGTGGACTGGGACGAGTGCCGCGAGTTTGTCAGCTTCGAACTGGACGGGCTGATTCCAATTGACGGCGACGGGCATTGGCACATTTGCTTGGACTACCGAAATAGTCGCTCCGAGCCTCGGATTACTTATGCCGACGTGGAATGTGATATTGAGAAAGTGGTCGCGTCTTCATTTTCCGAGTACTTGCGAATGCTTCATCGCGTTATCCCCGACAGCTTGGTTGTGGAATCCGTAACAGACATCAATTTGCTAAGAAGGGCGATTTCCAAGGCCTTGAACGTTCAATTCGATCAGCCGGATAGTTCCGCTCACGGTTATCCCGTTCATCGGGCTAATCTCGGCAGGGCTGGAAATCCCGAGTGGTTGTTTCTAAGCCCCAACGACGTCCCCCGAAGCTTTGCACGACCGCATGAGCGTAACTTTACGGAGCGGCACCGCTTGCTACCCGGAAACGCAGCCCACTACGCCGAGCTACCCGCAGACAGCTATCTCCTTCGAGTTCCCGATCGAGCGCGAGAGGGTTTGTTGAAATCGCTCGAACAATCGGATTGGTTGGCTGGGCCGCTAAAGGATTATGTTTCCAATCAATAGGTGGTAGCAGGCCGTTTCGGCAATTGCCCGCCGGGCCAACTGCTACCTGCTAGCTTTCCCCGTCCTCGAGAATTCTAGTTGCTGGTCTTCGGTCAATCAAGAAGTGATTGCCAAGAATTGCCGATGCTAGAATCAATACCTGCAGCAGAACGGCGATTCCAAGAATTGTCTGAATTCGGTCAACGAGAATTTGTTCCGGCGAGGATGGCCTCGCACTGTAAGTTGGGAGCGCCAACACGACCAAAACGGTTTCGATCGCGATCAGGCTCGCAAATCGAAACCAATGCCGGACGATAAATGATAGTACGCTCATATATCACTGCCGCAGGCACAAGGCACGAAGTGCCTACTCATCCGTGACACAACCCTCACTCGCGCTCTTCACATTCTTAATATACTTATAAAGCGTCCCCCGGGTGTGCTTATACGGCGGGGCGGTCCAAGCGGCTTTGCGCTTGGCCAGCTCCTCCGGTTCGACCTCGAAGGCGAGGGTGTTGGACTCGGCGTCGATGGAGACGAGGTCGCCGTCTTCGACGAGGGCGAGGGGGCCGCCTTCCTGGGCTTCGGGAGCGACGTGGCCGATGATGAAGCCGTGGCTGCCGCCGCTGAAACGGCCGTCGGTCAACAGGGCGACGTCCTTACCCAAGCCGGCTCCCATGATCGCGCTGGTGGGAGTGAGCATCTCCGGCATGCCGGGGCCGCCTTTGGGGCCTTCGTAGCGAATGATGATCACGTCGCCCTTTTGGATATCGCCATCTTCGAGGCCTTTAAGCATCGCCTCTTCGCCGTCGTAGCAGCGGGCGGGGCCGCTGAACTGCAAGCCTTCTTTGCCGGTGATCTTGGCGACGGCTCCCTCGGGGGCGAGATTGCCGCGGAGGATGCGGATGTGGCCGGTCTGTTTAATCGGCTCGGAGACCGCATGCACGAGGTTTTGTCCTTCCTTAAGACGAGGTAAGTCTGCGACGTTTTCGGCGAGAGTCTTACCAGTGCAGGTCATGCAGTCCCCTTTTAGATACCCTTCTTCAAGAAGCATCTTAATGACTGCGGGCGTACCGCCGATGGAGTGCAGGTCTTCCATCACGAATTGGCCGGAGGGCTTTAAATCGGCGAGGTAAGGCGTCGCCTCACTGATCCGCTGAAAGTCATCGATCGTGAGGTCGACGTCGACGCTGCGGGCCATAGCGATTAAGTGCAAGACGGCGTTAGTGCTGCCGCCGAGAGCGATCGTGATCGTGACCGCGTTCTCAAAGGCTTCGCGGGTCATGATATCCCGCGGCTTCAGGTCGAGTTTAAGAAGATTCAAAATGGCCTGACCGGCGAGGTGACACTCTTCAATTTTGGCGGGGTCTTCGGCGGGGATCGACGAACTGTAAGGCAGGCTCATGCCGAGGGTTTCAATGGCAGAGGCCATCGTGTTGGCCGTGTACATCCCGCCGCAGGCCCCGGCCCCGGGACAGCTTTTGCGGACGATCTCGGCCCGCTCCAAATCGGTAATCTTGCCGGCGATGTATTCGCCGTATGACTGGAAGGCTGAAACGATGTCGAGCTTCTCGCCCTTCGGCCCGCAACCCGGTTTGATCGTGCCGCCGTAGACCATGATTGATGGGCGATTGAGCCGACCCATTGCCATCACGCAGCCGGGCATGTTTTTGTCGCAGCCGGGCAGCGTAACGAGGGCGTCGTACCACTGGGCGCCCATGATCGTTTCGATCGAGTCGGCGATGAGGTCGCGCGATTGCAGGGAATAGCACATCCCCTCGGTGCCCATCGAGATGCCGTCGGAGACGCCGATGGTGTTGAACTGGAAGCCAATCAGATCGGAGCGCTGCACGCCCTCCTTGACATGCTTACCAAGGGCCAACAGGTGCATGTTGCAGCTATTGCCCTCGTACCAGACCGAGCCGATGCCGACCTGCGGCTTATTCATGTCCTCGGCGGACATCCCGGTCGCGTAGAGCATCGCCTGCGAGGCCCCCTGTGAGCGGGGCTGGGTGATGCGGGAACTGATCTTGTTGAGTTGCTGGGAAGTTTCGGTCGACATGGCACGTCTTTCTGCGAATGAAAATTGAGCGGTCAAGCTACCAGAGGGGCGGCCTCACCGACAGGTTCCCGGCGTGATCTGTCTGTCGTCTCTACTCTTGGGTGTTGTCAAAAGGCGTCACCTTTGCATATTGTTGGTCGGAATGATTCAATCTTCAGGTGGGCGAGGTCGTTCTGACTGCGCAATCTGTGGTGATATTGAGTAAAGGCGGGCTGTGATGGCTGTCGCAAATGCGGCTTGGAAGACCTGGTCAGAGGCATTTCCCGCGTCGGGCGATTGGTCGTCGCCGATATGGCTGACCGATCGGTTGCTGTCGCTGGCGATCGACCCGGAAGCCCGGCAGCGTGGAGCGTATCTGCAGTCGGCGCTGCTCGACATCGCGGCGGAGTTCGGTGCGCGCGGCGCTGCTGTTTGGGAGCGACGAGATGATTGGGTCTGCCTCGGTCAATGGGGCAGCGTCGATCCGTCGATCGCCCCGAAGTCGCTATTCGCTGAGGCGATCGATCGCGGGGCTGCCGGGTTTGAAGACGGCACCCTCGTCGTCCCGCTGGGGCGCGAAGACTCGCAACGGCTGCTGTGGCTCACGGGGCGCGGCCTCTCGCCGGAGTTGTTGGCCGCGACGATCGGAGTCGGGCGGGCCCTCTCCATCGGGTTCCGTTTCGCGGAGATCACACGCTCTGATGAATTGCACGCCGATCGGTTGCGGACGGTGCTCGGAATGTCGGCCGAGTTCACTCGCATCCTCGAAACTGAGCCGCTGCTCAATGCGATCGCAGAGGCGGCGTGCGACATTCTGCACTGCGACCGGGCCAGTATTTTCATTTGGGACAAGCCTCAGAAAGAGGTGATCGCGAAGCCGGCGATCGGCGTTCCGGAGGCGACCCTGCGAATTCCCGACAACGTCGGCATCGTGGGCAGCGTGCTTCGCTCGGGCGAGCGGGTGCGGGTCGACGATGCAAAGACCGATACGCGGTTCGGTTCCCAGGTCGACAAGCAAACCGGCTATCAGACCAAGACCTTGTTGGCCGAGCCGATGCGAAATCGCGCGGGCGAGATCATCGGGGTGTTTGAGGCAATCAATCGGCTCACGGGCAATTTTAATGATGACGATGCCGACCTG contains:
- a CDS encoding transaldolase family protein; protein product: MTPLESLVATGTKLWLDSVDPDLVIENKSFGATGATSNPIIISGLIKTGRFDDDIAKFMEAGDSDEVVAWKVTDKLVQSAQDVFLEDWEKSNGDTGWVSFELDPLLEDTENTMSVEEKAAKYVELGRQWAAGHKNRMIKVPATPGGIAALEDLTAAGVTLNVTLLFSDRQYEAARDAVWRGAQRRASLDGFKSVYSIFISRIDVYSKKQVPELSDAAQGQVGLVNAKRIWKMNNEFWADKGLGLNQEMIFASTGRKLEGDSEDKYVSALAGSDIQTNPPETNAAIQEMEGKTFERTVDHFPPQEVLAEIDEKVDFEHLEKTLMEEGLKKFADPQKALLELIASKRAELAPATS
- a CDS encoding RES family NAD+ phosphorylase, producing MKLFRICAARRANTAFSGRGAAIHGGRWNGIGSPMVYASNSLSLATLEVLVHFRLQQLPRTDWVCMSASLPDREVGIFDDRSLSSGWHLTEKYSECVQAGERWLKSNSTVALTVPSAVLTSTASRSLDRNILLNPLHPKFDDVVSIAEPERYEFDPRLINESLGRLKETGRE
- a CDS encoding MbcA/ParS/Xre antitoxin family protein — protein: MSAGITDSAETTREAVEALRSSLARRQRIAAELAEIDKEIAVISSRFQQTGSVPLSEAEPDVPAIATLTALAENWQQGKVERDAARVVLEDALGRVEVPNHPTESIKSTVPEILLQAVETFEDRGRLADWLLESRHVFGGRSPLALLTGTDQDREWLSTILGRIEHSVYS
- the purB gene encoding adenylosuccinate lyase; translation: MSHDRYENPLLTRYATDEMAGIWSSQTKHSLWRKLWLALAESEQELGLDISDAQLDEMRAHLDDIDFESAASYEKRLRHDVMAHVHAWGDQVPQARAIIHLGATSCFVTDNSELLQIKSSLELVRDRLVTVIDRLATFADEWKDLPCLGFTHLQPAQPTTVGKRATLWCYDLILDLEEVEHRLEKLRFRGVKGTTGTQATFLQLFDGDHDKVDQLDRLVTEKMGFTQRYAVTGQTYSRKVDAHVLATLSGIGQSCHKAGSDLRILQHRKEIDEPFETNQIGSSAMAYKRNPMRAERMCGLARFAMSLAANGDDTAATQWLERTLDDSSNRRLSLPQSFLAVDACLNIYANVAGGLNVYPKVIASNLNAELPFMATEEILMAGVRAGGDRQDLHERIRTHSVAAARMVKEEGQPNDLIERLSQDDAFKDVDLQSTLDAKRYVGRAPEQVTSFLDEVIADVKAKYGGTDAAMNELKV
- a CDS encoding nitrilase-related carbon-nitrogen hydrolase; this encodes MTEPAAAKRPPVLKVGVAQVESIPFEIEHNVDTHFRMIEEAKSQGVDLLVFPELSITGYHVGFRAPEVSMRRDDPLLIGMAEEAGDMAVVVGFVEEGFAAQIHNSAAVLNDGKVQFVHRKLNLASYGNLDERRFYAGGRYFDVFNHHAPWMGAVLICADMWNPGLVHLAALYGTTILISPIASSERALGGGFSNPKGWENVTQFYAMIYGIPIVMANLSGDAVNDDHFWGGSRIVDPYGNVLVRAEGGEQLLIADLDYQAVRDARFRLPTVRDSNLDLITREINRLNSRIGVPGGMRSK
- a CDS encoding SMI1/KNR4 family protein, which codes for MQADAANIWRIPVYLPYLQPTLTDKTVADAEAELGVQLPKEYLELLRAQNGGYICFELPDMAHTVIAGIGEYFPSILHVDWDECREFVSFELDGLIPIDGDGHWHICLDYRNSRSEPRITYADVECDIEKVVASSFSEYLRMLHRVIPDSLVVESVTDINLLRRAISKALNVQFDQPDSSAHGYPVHRANLGRAGNPEWLFLSPNDVPRSFARPHERNFTERHRLLPGNAAHYAELPADSYLLRVPDRAREGLLKSLEQSDWLAGPLKDYVSNQ
- the ilvD gene encoding dihydroxy-acid dehydratase; this translates as MSTETSQQLNKISSRITQPRSQGASQAMLYATGMSAEDMNKPQVGIGSVWYEGNSCNMHLLALGKHVKEGVQRSDLIGFQFNTIGVSDGISMGTEGMCYSLQSRDLIADSIETIMGAQWYDALVTLPGCDKNMPGCVMAMGRLNRPSIMVYGGTIKPGCGPKGEKLDIVSAFQSYGEYIAGKITDLERAEIVRKSCPGAGACGGMYTANTMASAIETLGMSLPYSSSIPAEDPAKIEECHLAGQAILNLLKLDLKPRDIMTREAFENAVTITIALGGSTNAVLHLIAMARSVDVDLTIDDFQRISEATPYLADLKPSGQFVMEDLHSIGGTPAVIKMLLEEGYLKGDCMTCTGKTLAENVADLPRLKEGQNLVHAVSEPIKQTGHIRILRGNLAPEGAVAKITGKEGLQFSGPARCYDGEEAMLKGLEDGDIQKGDVIIIRYEGPKGGPGMPEMLTPTSAIMGAGLGKDVALLTDGRFSGGSHGFIIGHVAPEAQEGGPLALVEDGDLVSIDAESNTLAFEVEPEELAKRKAAWTAPPYKHTRGTLYKYIKNVKSASEGCVTDE